One genomic window of Salvia miltiorrhiza cultivar Shanhuang (shh) chromosome 4, IMPLAD_Smil_shh, whole genome shotgun sequence includes the following:
- the LOC131020229 gene encoding UV-B-induced protein At3g17800, chloroplastic-like translates to METVAAFRASICSISPNWASRSGPARPDLRIGSRPVLSNASIQQTPLVSKFKIGNKKASHLSRKRTATRASMQPSDSDSSEAPIAPLQMESPIGQFLSEILASHPHLVPAAVEQQLEQLQTDREAEKEKEEASASGTDLVLYRRIAEVKANERRKTLEEILYALVVQKFMDASVSLIPTITPSTPDGPARVDVWPSQDDKLERIHSPEAYEMIQNHLSLILGNRLGDSNSVAQISKLRVGQVYAASVMYGYFLKRVDQRFQLEKSMKVLPQGIDNGEEQVTWEDTRPSDDINYKSHRNAQPHPEMSSFSGGAGIGVGVDGLKPSRLRTYVMSFDGESLQRYATIRSKEAISIIEKHTEALFGRPEIAFTPEGTIDPQKDEVIKISFGGLRRLVLEAVTFGSFLWDVESYVDSRYHFVAN, encoded by the exons ATGGAAACAGTAGCTGCTTTTCGGGCTTCTATTTGCAGTATTTCTCCCAATTGGGCGTCCCGGTCCGGCCCGGCCAGACCCGATCTCAGGATTGGGTCGAGGCCCGTGCTCTCTAACGCTTCGATTCAG CAAACACCACTGGTTTCTAAATTCAAGATAGGAAACAAAAAGGCGAGCCATTTGAGCAGGAAGCGTACTGCAACCAGAGCTTCTATGCAACCTTCCGACTCTGACAGTTCAGAAGCTCCTATTGCTCCTCTACAGATGGAGTCTCCGATAGGGCAATTTCTCTCTGAGATATTAGCAAGTCACCCACATCTTGTTCCTGCTGCTGTAGAACAGCAACTTGAACAGCTTCAAACTGACCGTGAGGCagagaaagagaaggaagaGGCATCTGCCTCTGGAACTGATCTTGTTTTATACAG GAGAATTGCTGAGGTTAAAGCTAATGAAAGAAGGAAGACCCTGGAAGAGATCTTGTATGCATTAGTGGTACAGAAATTCATGGATGCCAGCGTATCCCTTATTCCTACAATCACTCCATCAACACCTGATGGTCCTGCTCGAGTTGATGTTTGGCCCAGCCAAGATGATAAACTGGAGCGCATCCACTCTCCTGAAGCTTACGAGATGATTCAGAACCACCTGTCCCTCATTCTTGGGAACCGGCTTGGCGACTCTAACTCTGTAGCTCAAATAAGCAAACTAAGGGTTGGGCAGGTTTACGCGGCTTCAGTGATGTATGGATATTTCCTTAAACGTGTAGACCAAAGATTTCAGTTGGAGAAGAGTATGAAAGTCCTTCCCCAGGGTATTGACAATGGAGAGGAACAAGTTACATGGGAGGACACAAGACCAAGTGATGACATCAATTATAAGTCTCACAGGAATGCTCAACCTCACCCAGAAATGTCGTCATTTTCTGGAGGCGCTGGTATTGGTGTTGGTGTTGATGGGTTAAAGCCATCCAGATTGCGAACCTATGTCATGTCATTTGATGGAGAGTCACTTCAAAGATATGCGACCATCAGATCTAAAGAGGCTATTAGCATCATTGAGAAACATACAGAAGCATTATTTGGTAGGCCTGAGATCGCATTCACACCTGAAGGAACCATTGATCCTCAAAAGGATGAAGTCATCAAAATCAGCTTCGGCGGCCTGAGGAGACTTGTTTTAGAAGCAGTGACCTTTGGCTCTTTTCTTTGGGATGTTGAGAGTTATGTGGATTCAAGGTACCATTTTGTTGCAAACTAA
- the LOC131020231 gene encoding putative germin-like protein 2-1: MKMEFGLCTIFLVLSWALVAYASDPSQLQDFCVAVPDAQSAVFVNGKFCKNPNMVVAEDFLFKGLNKAGNTSNAVGSVVTPVNVNQLAGLNTLGVSMARLDFAPYGINPPHTHPRATEAFLLVEGTLYVGFVTSNPADPNQRNKLFTKYLNPGDVFVFPQGLIHFQFNVGKTKAVAFASFGSQNPGTITIANAVFGSDPKINPDVLARAFQVEKNIIDYLQAQFWSNYN, from the exons ATGAAGATGGAGTTTGGTTTGTGCAccatttttcttgttttgtcgTGGGCTTTGGTTGCATATGCTTCAGATCCAAGCCAGCTTCAGGATTTCTGTGTTGCTGTTCCTGATGCCCAATCTGCTG TTTTTGTGAACGGGAAGTTTTGCAAGAACCCGAACATGGTAGTTGCGGAGGATTTCCTTTTCAAGGGTCTAAACAAGGCTGGAAACACTTCAAACGCGGTTGGATCGGTGGTGACTCCGGTGAACGTTAACCAGCTTGCAGGGCTCAACACTCTGGGCGTTTCCATGGCTCGCCTCGACTTCGCCCCTTACGGGATAAACCCACCCCACACCCACCCGCGTGCTACCGAAGCCTTCCTGTTGGTGGAAGGCACTCTCTACGTCGGCTTCGTCACTTCAAACCCCGCCGATCCTAACCAGAGGAACAAGCTCTTTACCAAGTACTTGAACCCTGGAGATGTCTTCGTCTTCCCACAGGGTCTCATCCACTTCCAGTTCAACGTCGGGAAAACTAAGGCTGTTGCATTTGCTAGCTTTGGAAGCCAGAATCCGGGTACCATAACCATTGCCAACGCGGTGTTTGGTTCTGACCCTAAGATCAACCCTGATGTGTTGGCCAGAGCATTCCAGGTTGAGAAGAACATCATCGATTACCTGCAGGCCCAATTCTGGTCTAACTACAACTAA
- the LOC131023560 gene encoding purple acid phosphatase 3-like: protein MADTYRNSIPLLPLMIFWLCLCLSVSAKLVQIRHRVKDESQVSFLAVGDWGRKGGYNQSAVARSMGVIGDKLGIEFVISTGDNFYSDGLTGTNDSAFAESFTKVYSARSLQKPWYAILGNHDYHGNTEAQLSPLLKKRDSRWNCFRSFTIQAGFLQIFLIDTNPFVDKYFLKTPSNFNWKGVLPRNKYLSNLLQDFKTALRASKATWKIVVGHHPIRSIGQRGDTVELLKYILPILQENKVPIYINGHDHCLEHINNIGTPIEFLTSGGGSRAWSNTTHYDRYKNNLKFYYDGQGFVSVQLTRTEANVAFYDASGKTLHSFNLKK from the exons ATGGCTGATACATACAGAAATTCGATTCCTCTGCTGCCATTGATGATATTTTGGCTGTGTCTCTGTCTAAGTGTTTCAGCTAAACTTGTGCAGATTCGACACCGTGTCAAAGACGAAAGCCAAGTGAGCTTCTTGGCTGTGGGGGACTGGGGAAGGAAGGGAGGCTACAATCAATCTGCCGTGGCTCGAAGC ATGGGCGTGATCGGGGATAAGCTAGGCATCGAGTTTGTGATCTCGACCGGTGATAACTTCTACAGCGATGGATTGACGGGGACGAACGACTCTGCATTTGCGGAGTCGTTTACCAAAGTATACAGTGCTAGAAGCCTTCAGAAACCCTGGTATGCAA TACTGGGTAACCATGATTATCACGGGAACACCGAGGCGCAGTTGAGTCCGTTACTCAAAAAGCGCGACAGCCGATGGAATTGCTTCAGATCTTTCACTATACAAGCTG GGTTCCTGCAGATTTTCCTCATCGACACAAATCCTTTCGTGGACAAGTATTTTCTTAAGACACCAAGCAACTTTAACTGGAAAGGCGTTCTCCCCAGAAACAAATACCTATCTAACCTTCTACAG GATTTTAAAACAGCCCTGAGGGCGTCCAAAGCTACCTGGAAGATCGTGGTCGGACATCACCCTATACGAAGCATTGGGCAACGAGGCGACACCGTGGAGCTTCTCAAGTACATCCTGCCTATTCTGCAG GAAAACAAGGTTCCCATCTACATAAATGGACATGACCACTGTCTGGAACACATCAACAACATTGGAAC CCCAATCGAATTCCTAACGAGTGGAGGAGGGTCCAGGGCGTGGAGTAACACTACTCATTATGATAGATACAAGAACAACTTGAAATTTTACTATGACGGGCAAGGGTTCGTCTCAGTTCAACTTACAAGAACAGAAGCAAATGTAGCTTTCTATGATGCTTCTGGCAAAACCCTGCATAGTttcaatttgaaaaaataa
- the LOC131020234 gene encoding purple acid phosphatase 17-like codes for MGSYHKTMVLLVVLLIVCRISADLERFEQTTKGDGTLRFLVVGDWGRKGEFNQSRVAFQMGRIGEKMDIDFVVSTGDNFYDNGLKGVEDPNFVDSFTDIYTAKSLQKQWFNVLGNHDYRGDAVAQLSPLLRKIDSRWLCLRSFIVNAELAELFFVDTSPFVDEYFTNPGDHVYDWRDVSPVKTYIAHLLKDLELALENSKATWKIVVGHHAIRSVSHHGDTLELVDQLLPILQANDVDLYINGHDHCLQRISDTKSPIQFLTSGAGSKAWRGDVNTSNDQGLKFFYDGQGFMSVDLTYTHVVIIFYDVFGSILHRWTMSKPLLHSIM; via the exons ATGGGGAGTTACCACAAAACCATGGTTCTGTTAGTCGTATTGTTAATTGTTTGCAGAATCTCTGCGGATTTGGAAAGATTCGAACAGACCACAAAAGGCGACGGAACGCTCCGATTTCTGGTCGTCGGAGATTGGGGAAGAAAGGGTGAATTCAACCAATCACGAGTTGCTTTTCAG ATGGGAAGAATTGGTGAAAAAATGGACATAGATTTTGTGGTGTCAACTGGTGATAATTTCTACGATAATGGATTGAAGGGCGTGGAAGATCCAAACTTTGTTGATTCTTTCACCGATATTTACACGGCCAAGAGCCTCCAAAAGCAGTGGTTTAATG TTTTGGGGAACCATGATTACAGAGGTGATGCGGTGGCCCAGCTGAGCCCATTGCTTAGAAAAATCGACAGTAGATGGCTTTGCTTGAGGTCCTTTATTGTCAATGCAG AGCTAGCAGAATTGTTCTTCGTGGACACCTCTCCATTTGTGGATGAGTATTTCACAAATCCAGGTGATCATGTGTATGACTGGCGCGACGTGTCCCCTGTAAAAACCTATATTGCCCACTTACTAAAA GATCTTGAATTAGCATTGGAGAATTCGAAAGCGACATGGAAAATTGTGGTGGGTCATCATGCCATTCGAAGTGTGAGCCACCATGGCGACACTCTAGAGCTTGTAGATCAGCTTCTTCCAATTCTTCAg GCCAACGATGTTGATCTTTATATCAACGGACACGATCATTGCCTTCAACGCATCAGCGACACCAAAAG CCCGATCCAATTCTTGACGAGCGGGGCCGGGTCGAAAGCGTGGAGGGGGGATGTGAATACATCCAACGATCAAGGTTTGAAATTCTTCTATGATGGCCAAGGATTCATGTCTGTTGATCTCACATATACTCATGTTGTAATTATATTTTACGATGTCTTTGGTTCAATTTTGCATAGATGGACAATGTCCAAACCCCTACTTCATTCCATAATGTAA
- the LOC131020232 gene encoding protein TRIGALACTOSYLDIACYLGLYCEROL 2, chloroplastic-like, giving the protein METNSLLSVSRSPALVRSHCVKPTSGHGALSYLPCLTTPIRHKKRTALTIRATSSADAGSASSSESKSLLSLVLDVPRAIWKQTLKPLSDFGFGGKSVWEGGVGLFLISGAFLLAFSLAWLRGFQLRSKFNKYLAAIEFDQASGICTGTPVRIRGVNVGNVIRVNPSLRNIEAIVEIEDDKVIIPRNSVVEVNQSGLLMETLIDITPQDPIPVPSAGPLHAGCVKEGLIVCDRQKIKGRQGVSLDALVGIFTRIGREVEGIGVANTYSLAERIAAVVEDARPLLTKIQALAEDVEPLLAEVHDSGLLKEVENLTKSLTRASEDLRKVQLSILTPENTELIQKSIHTLIFTLKNIENISSDVLGFTGDEATRKNLKLLIKSLSRLL; this is encoded by the exons ATGGAAACGAATTCCTTGCTTTCCGTTTCCAGAAGCCCCGCCCTTGTGAGATCACATTGTGTGAAACCTACTTCAGGGCATGGTGCATTGAGTTACTTGCCATGTCTGACTACCCCTATTAGACATAAGAAGAGAACAGCTCTTACTATCAGAGCCACTTCATCTGCTGATGCGGGTAGTGCGTCATCTTCTGAATCAAAGAGTCTGCTCTCGCTGGTTCTGGATGTTCCTCGGGCAATCTGGAAGCAAACTTTAAAACCTTTGAGTGATTTTGGTTTCGGTGGGAAAAGTGTGTGGGAGGGTGGAGTTGGCTTGTTCCTTATTTCTGGGGCGTTTCTACTGGCCTTTAGCTTGGCCTGGTTGAGGGGGTTTCAATTAAGATCAAAGTTTAACAAGTATTTGGCTGCAATTGAGTTTGATCAGGCTTCTGGCATTTGCACTGGAACACCTGTAAGGATTAGAGGGGTAAATGTTGGCAATGTGATTCGTGTGAATCCCTCATTGAGGAATATTGAGGCTATTGTTGAG ATTGAAGATGATAAAGTTATAATACCACGGAACTCGGTGGTCGAAGTCAATCAATCTGGTCTTCTTATGGAAACACTCATCGATATCACACCTCAAGACCCTATTCCGGTGCCATCAGCTGGGCCTCTTCATGCGGGTTGTGTTAAAGAGGGTCTAATTGTGTGTGACAGACAAAAAATAAAGGGGCGCCAAGGGGTGAGTTTGGATGCATTGGTCGGAATATTTACTCGCATTGGCCGTGAAGTTGAAGGAATAGGTGTTGCGAATACTTATTCATTGGCTGAACGgattgctgctgttgttgaagATGCAAGACCTTTGCTTACAAAG ATTCAAGCTCTAGCTGAAGATGTAGAGCCTTTACTGGCTGAAGTTCATGATAGTGGTTTGCTGAAAGAAGTTGAGAATTTAACCAAAAGCCTTACACGAGCTTCTGAAGATCTGAG AAAGGTGCAATTATCAATATTAACTCCAGAGAACACAGAACTAATTCAGAAGTCTATCCATACCCTCATTTTCACATTGAAGAACATTGAG AATATAAGCTCCGATGTATTGGGATTTACTGGGGATGAAGCCACAAGAAAGAACTTGAAATTGCTCATTAAGTCTCTCAGCCGGCTACTatga
- the LOC131020230 gene encoding putative germin-like protein 2-1 produces the protein MKMEFGLCTSFLVLSWALVAYASDPSQLQDFCVAVPDAQSAVFVNGKFCKNPNMVVAEDFLFKGLNKVGNTSNAVGSVVTPVNVNQLAGLNTLGVSMARLDFAPYGINPPHTHPRATEAFLLVEGTLYVGFVTSNPADPNQRNKLFTKYLNPGDVFVFPQGLIHFQFNVGKTKAVAFASFGSQNPGTITIANAVFGSDPKINPDVLARAFQVEKNIIDYLQAQFWSNYN, from the exons ATGAAGATGGAGTTTGGTTTGTGCACCAGTTTTCTTGTTTTGTCGTGGGCTTTGGTTGCATATGCATCAGATCCAAGCCAGCTTCAGGATTTCTGCGTTGCTGTTCCTGATGCCCAATCTGCtg TTTTTGTGAACGGGAAGTTCTGCAAGAACCCGAACATGGTAGTTGCGGAGGATTTCCTTTTCAAGGGTCTAAACAAGGTCGGAAACACTTCGAACGCGGTTGGATCGGTGGTGACTCCGGTGAACGTTAACCAGCTTGCAGGACTCAACACTCTGGGTGTTTCCATGGCTCGCCTCGACTTCGCCCCGTACGGGATAAACCCACCCCACACCCACCCGCGTGCTACCGAAGCCTTCCTATTGGTGGAAGGCACTCTCTACGTCGGCTTCGTCACTTCAAATCCCGCCGATCCTAACCAGAGGAACAAGCTCTTCACCAAGTACTTGAACCCTGGAGATGTCTTCGTCTTCCCGCAAGGTCTCATCCACTTCCAGTTCAACGTCGGGAAAACCAAGGCTGTTGCATTTGCTAGCTTTGGAAGCCAGAATCCGGGTACCATAACCATTGCCAACGCGGTGTTTGGTTCTGACCCTAAGATCAACCCTGATGTGTTGGCCAGAGCATTCCAGGTTGAGAAGAACATCATCGATTACCTGCAGGCCCAATTCTGGTCTAACTACAACTAA
- the LOC131020233 gene encoding purple acid phosphatase 4-like, whose amino-acid sequence MPFCLNCIHFDELLVPIYIHTLLLHNVRISHPIMSHLFYNSLLIWPLLLMTSFSLKLPSKAVELSRIQHLSKRDDHSIAFLVVGDWGRDGNFNQSRVATQMGNVGKKLGIDFVISTGDNFYTKGLKGVDDRAFQTSFTNIYTAKSLRKPWYSVLGNHDYQGNVEAQLSPALKKLDRRWNCKRNFIVEAGAADIFFVDTTPFVQKYFDNPKKQEFDWRNVFPRERYLSSTLKNLNLSLENSKARWKIVVGHHTIRSIGYHGDTQEMLDHFLPVLEAQKVDMYINGHDHCLQHLSNGRGSMQFLTSGGGSKAWKNIIHYGMHNESMHFYHDGQGFLSVEVARDNAKIAFYDVSGRPLHRLKLQKGNKKKLFT is encoded by the exons ATGCCTTTTTGTCTTAACTGCATCCATTTTGATGAGCTTTTggtgcctatatatatacacacactcCTGTTACATAATGTACGAATAAGTCATCCCATTATGTCTCATTTGTTTTATAACTCCTTATTGATATGGCCACTATTGCTGATGACGTCCTTCTCACTGAAACTTCCAAGCAAAGCTGTGGAACTTTCCAGAATCCAGCATCTGAGCAAGAGAGACGACCATTCTATCGCGTTTTTGGTTGTGGGAGATTGGGGAAGAGATGGGAATTTCAACCAATCTAGAGTTGCTACTCAG ATGGGAAATGTTGGAAAGAAACTGGGAATCGATTTTGTGATCTCCACCGGTGATAACTTCTACACTAAAGGATTGAAGGGCGTAGATGATCGAGCATTTCAAACATCATTTACTAATATCTACACTGCCAAAAGCCTTAGAAAGCCATGGTACTCAG TGTTGGGGAACCACGATTATCAGGGGAATGTCGAGGCTCAGTTAAGTCCAGCACTTAAAAAACTTGACAGAAGATGGAACTGTAAGAGAAATTTCATAGTTGAAGCAG GAGCCGCGGATATCTTCTTTGTTGATACGACTCCGTTTGTACAGAAGTACTTCGACAATCCTAAGAAGCAGGAGTTTGATTGGAGAAATGTGTTTCCAAGAGAGAGATATCTCTCTTCCACCTTAAAA AATCTGAATTTGTCACTGGAAAATTCCAAGGCACGTTGGAAAATTGTGGTTGGACACCACACAATAAGAAGCATTGGATATCATGGTGACACTCAAGAAATGCTAGATCACTTTCTCCCAGTTCTTGAG GCTCAGAAGGTGGATATGTACATCAATGGGCATGACCACTGCTTGCAGCACCTTAGCAATGGGCGCGG CTCAATGCAGTTCCTAACAAGTGGCGGTGGTTCAAAGGCTTGGAAGAATATAATCCATTATGGAATGCACAATGAGAGCATGCACTTCTATCATGATGGCCAAGGCTTCTTGTCTGTAGAGGTTGCTCGGGATAATGCCAAGATAGCATTTTACGACGTTTCTGGGAGACCTCTTCATCGTCTCAAACTCCAAAAGGGAAACAAAAAGAAGCTATTTACCTAA